Proteins from a single region of Apium graveolens cultivar Ventura chromosome 7, ASM990537v1, whole genome shotgun sequence:
- the LOC141674470 gene encoding uncharacterized protein LOC141674470: MRAAFMHNSGHWRININREEHRCLVDRSLQDHKKLSARMISLIVKPLVIDTPEIPIKTIIPLINNEHNHIVGYKKAWRGKQIAIEEVYGSSATTYQALPIFLAAIKKTNSETIDEIDVVPLAQERGMFVCKRIFWCLKAMMDGWQHAHPVISIDGTFLKGRYRGKLLVAMGVDSNNDHFPLCYGLVDEETYENWSWFLQRIRRHVCRQKTGVCIISDRAASILSAIRDPQNGFVEPLDIHRFCLLHVRSNFCHHHLGDELKKLMWKGGTTTQVSKHDAYMARIGEISPLPLTILQEYSLRGGHFPTIMVFDMVKRLPTCLRVLTET; this comes from the exons ATGCGAGCTGCTTTCATGCATAATTCTGGCCACTGGAGGATAAATATAAATAGAGAGGAACACAGATGCTTGGTTGATCGGTCGTTACAAGATCACAAGAAGCTATCTGCAAGGATGATTTCGCTGATTGTGAAACCACTT GTGATCGATACACCGGAAATCCCCATTAAAACTATTATCCCGCTTATCAACAATGAGCACAACCATATAGTGGGGTACAAGAAAGCGTGGCGAGGCAAACAAATAGCCATTGAGGAAGTCTATGGAAGTTCGGCTACAACATATCAAGCTCTTCCCATATTTCTTGCAGCCATCAAGAAGACAAATTCTGAAACCATTGATGAGATCGATGTCGTGCCTCTTGCTCAGGAACGAGGCATGTTCGTTTGCAAGCGAATCTTTTGGTGTTTGAAGGCAATGATGGATGGGTGGCAACATGCACATCCTGTGATTTCAATAGACGGAACTTTCTTGAAGGGAAGATATAGGGGCAAGCTGCTTGTTGCCATGGGTGTAGATTCAAACAACGACCATTTTCCTCTTTGCTATGGTTTGGTTGATGAGGAGACGTACGAGAACTGGTCTTGGTTTCTGCAACGTATTCGGAGACATGTCTGTCGCCAAAAGACCGGCGTGTGCATCATCTCTGATCGAGCAGCCAGTATTCTTTCTGCAATAAGAGATCCTCAAAATGGATTTGTTGAGCCATTAGACATCCATAGGTTCTGTCTACTGCATGTCCGAAGCAACTTCTGCCATCATCACCTTGGCGATGAACTAAAGAAATTGATGTGGAAAGGTGGAACAACTACACAAGTCTCCAAGCATGATGCATACATGGCAAGGATTGGTGAAATTTCCCCCCTGCCCTTGACTATCTTGCAAGAATACTCGTTGAGAGGTGGACACTTTCCCACGATAATGGTGTTCGATATGGTCAAACGATTACCAACATGCTTGAGGGTTTTAACAGAAACATAA